The Prevotella sp. oral taxon 299 str. F0039 genome has a segment encoding these proteins:
- a CDS encoding cation:proton antiporter, with amino-acid sequence MSNIAPLIGDLGLILVVAGIVTLLFKRLRQPLVLGYIVAGFLVGPNMPYTPSIVDRSDVQVWADIGVVFLLFSMGLDFSFKKIFKLGTAPFIAVLGIVVSMFTIGYTAGWLFGWTSMERIFLASVFSVCSSSTIVYKTFNELKLKQQRFASLVLSVLVIEDVLSIVIMVMLSAIAGGDSLSSIELIKITTKIAFFIILWFVVGIYLVPIFLRKTRKIMTNEILLVVSLAMCFFMAIFSAQVGFSSAFGAFVMGSILAETVDVHKIIKVVEPIKDLFGAVFFVSVGMLVDMKILIDYALPILSIVALVIVGQAIFGTFSFMLSGNSLRTSMQSSFSMAQIGEFPFIIASLGVSLGVIGHFMYPVIVAASAITTFLTPYVIKSAVPLYNGLERVLPRRWMKMINHMNVGTERESSNSLWKPFMMRMLRTVVIYSIISIAVISLMLTFFLPFIRSILPHWWANAVCGGLTLMFIASFLRAIVLAPNHSAEFKVLWNESHKNRLPLTFMTFVRIVIAVTFTFYICNYLSRFSFALMMSIALVMVILMLMSRRLKSRTIRMERQFVENLRARDIEAVVLGHNKPLYARNLQDRDLHIADFEVPDNSIWIGKTLEELQLASIYGIQVSSILRGKQRLNIPGGTTIIYPGDVIQAIGSDEKLTAFHTAMSEALLPDDLEIEMREMKLKQLIVEKDNYLIGKTVQNSGIRDRFNCMIVGFDDGNEDLTPANPTREFKIGDVVWLVGEQESLKELMV; translated from the coding sequence ATGAGTAATATTGCCCCTTTAATAGGAGATTTGGGACTAATTTTGGTAGTTGCAGGCATCGTTACATTACTTTTTAAACGTCTTAGACAACCTTTGGTCTTGGGATATATCGTTGCTGGCTTCTTAGTTGGTCCTAATATGCCTTATACACCTTCGATTGTAGATAGATCAGATGTGCAAGTTTGGGCAGATATTGGGGTGGTTTTCCTCTTGTTTTCTATGGGATTAGACTTCTCTTTCAAAAAGATTTTTAAGTTAGGAACAGCTCCATTTATAGCAGTTTTAGGTATAGTTGTCTCCATGTTTACCATTGGTTATACAGCAGGTTGGCTGTTTGGGTGGACGTCTATGGAGCGGATTTTCTTGGCATCTGTATTCTCTGTATGTAGTAGTTCAACCATTGTATATAAAACCTTCAATGAGCTGAAGCTGAAACAGCAACGCTTTGCCAGTTTAGTGTTAAGTGTTTTGGTGATTGAAGACGTATTAAGTATTGTTATTATGGTGATGCTTTCTGCCATTGCAGGAGGCGATTCGCTTAGTTCAATAGAGCTAATTAAGATAACAACAAAGATTGCATTCTTTATTATCTTATGGTTTGTTGTCGGTATTTATCTTGTTCCTATCTTCTTAAGAAAGACAAGAAAGATTATGACCAACGAAATTTTGCTGGTGGTTTCATTGGCAATGTGTTTCTTTATGGCTATATTCTCGGCTCAAGTGGGCTTTAGTAGTGCTTTCGGAGCATTTGTAATGGGTTCTATTTTGGCAGAAACAGTTGATGTTCACAAGATAATAAAGGTGGTAGAGCCAATAAAAGACTTATTCGGAGCGGTGTTCTTCGTGTCGGTAGGTATGCTTGTTGATATGAAAATCCTTATCGATTATGCTTTACCTATATTGAGTATTGTGGCATTGGTGATAGTGGGGCAAGCTATTTTTGGTACTTTCTCGTTCATGCTTAGCGGTAATTCGCTCAGGACATCAATGCAAAGTAGCTTCTCAATGGCGCAGATTGGTGAGTTTCCTTTTATCATTGCGTCGCTCGGAGTGTCGTTAGGTGTAATTGGACACTTTATGTATCCAGTGATAGTTGCAGCTTCGGCAATAACCACTTTCTTAACTCCTTATGTTATAAAGAGCGCAGTTCCTCTTTATAATGGATTGGAAAGAGTGCTTCCACGAAGATGGATGAAGATGATTAACCACATGAATGTGGGTACAGAACGTGAATCGTCGAACAGCTTGTGGAAACCTTTTATGATGAGAATGTTGCGTACTGTGGTTATTTATAGTATCATCTCAATAGCTGTTATTTCGTTGATGCTCACATTCTTCTTACCTTTCATCCGTTCTATCTTACCTCATTGGTGGGCAAATGCCGTGTGTGGAGGTCTTACATTGATGTTTATTGCCTCGTTCCTTCGTGCTATTGTGCTTGCACCTAATCATAGTGCAGAGTTTAAAGTGTTGTGGAATGAGAGTCATAAGAATCGCTTGCCACTTACATTTATGACTTTCGTGCGAATTGTTATTGCTGTTACTTTCACCTTTTATATATGTAATTATTTAAGTAGATTCTCGTTTGCGCTAATGATGAGTATTGCTTTAGTGATGGTAATCCTGATGTTAATGTCTAGGAGATTAAAGAGTAGAACTATCAGAATGGAGCGACAATTTGTTGAAAACCTGCGTGCAAGAGATATCGAAGCTGTGGTGTTGGGACACAACAAACCTTTATATGCTCGTAATTTGCAAGACAGAGATCTACATATTGCAGACTTTGAGGTTCCAGATAATAGCATTTGGATTGGTAAAACGCTTGAAGAACTGCAACTTGCAAGTATCTATGGAATTCAAGTGAGCAGTATATTGCGTGGCAAACAACGCTTGAATATTCCTGGAGGAACAACTATTATCTATCCAGGTGATGTGATTCAGGCTATAGGTAGCGACGAAAAGCTAACTGCTTTCCATACAGCTATGAGCGAAGCATTGCTTCCTGACGACTTAGAAATAGAGATGCGAGAGATGAAACTCAAACAGCTAATTGTTGAGAAGGATAATTATTTGATTGGAAAGACGGTACAAAATAGTGGAATTAGAGATCGCTTTAATTGTATGATTGTAGGCTTTGATGATGGTAATGAAGACTTAACTCCAGCTAATCCGACACGAGAATTTAAAATCGGCGATGTGGTTTGGTTAGTAGGAGAGCAGGAGTCATTAAAAGAACTGATGGTATAA
- a CDS encoding biotin/lipoyl-binding protein: MKKKIQFSLMYRDMWQSSGKFQPRKDQLERIAPVIIEMGCFSRVETNGGAFEQVNLLAGENPNDAVRAFCKPFNEAGIKTHMLDRGLNGLRMYTVPDDVRALMYKVKHAQGVDIPRIFDGLNDVRNIIPSIKWAAEAGMTPQGTLCITTSPIHTLEYYTNIADQLIEAGAEEICLKDMAGIGQPALLGQLTKAIREKHPDIIIEYHGHAGPGLCMASILEVCNNGADIIDCAMEPLSWGKMHADIISVQSMLKHEGFDVPEINMNAYMRARALTQEFIDEWLGYFINPNNMLMSSLLLESGLPGGMMGSMMSDLAGIQQTINNLRAKKGEAPLSTDDMLVKLFEEVAYVWPRVGYPPLVTPFSQYTKNIALMNLLTLEQGKGRFVMMDDSMWGMILGKSGKVPGKIDDVIVELAKKQGREFTEVDPRTLLTNKLDEFRKEMDENGWEYGQDDEELFELAMHPEQYRNYKSGQAKKNFLADLQKAKDAKLGSKLTPAQLAEFKHAKADAIVSPVAGQVFWEMNGEGECAPSVEPFIGKEYKEGDAFCYILTTWGELTTIPAALGGKLVEIAAKQGKKIRKGDVLAYIERPEA; this comes from the coding sequence ATGAAGAAGAAAATACAGTTCAGTCTCATGTATCGAGACATGTGGCAATCATCTGGAAAGTTTCAACCTCGTAAGGATCAACTAGAGAGAATCGCACCTGTTATCATCGAAATGGGTTGTTTTTCACGTGTAGAAACAAATGGTGGAGCCTTTGAACAAGTTAATTTATTGGCAGGAGAGAATCCTAATGATGCAGTAAGAGCATTCTGTAAGCCTTTCAATGAGGCGGGAATCAAGACCCACATGCTTGATCGTGGTTTGAATGGATTGCGTATGTACACCGTACCTGATGACGTTCGAGCTCTTATGTACAAAGTAAAACATGCTCAAGGTGTTGATATTCCTCGTATATTCGACGGATTAAACGACGTTAGAAACATTATTCCTAGTATTAAATGGGCAGCTGAAGCTGGTATGACTCCACAAGGAACATTGTGTATTACCACTTCTCCTATCCACACATTAGAATACTATACCAACATAGCAGACCAACTTATCGAAGCAGGAGCAGAGGAAATCTGTCTTAAAGACATGGCAGGTATTGGTCAACCAGCTCTTCTTGGTCAGCTAACTAAGGCTATTCGTGAGAAACATCCTGATATAATCATTGAATATCACGGTCATGCTGGACCTGGATTGTGCATGGCTTCTATTCTAGAAGTATGTAATAATGGTGCAGATATCATCGACTGTGCAATGGAACCACTATCTTGGGGTAAGATGCATGCAGACATTATTTCTGTTCAAAGCATGTTGAAACACGAAGGATTCGATGTTCCTGAGATCAATATGAACGCATATATGCGTGCTCGTGCCTTAACTCAAGAGTTCATAGATGAATGGTTAGGCTACTTTATTAACCCCAATAACATGCTCATGAGCTCTCTTCTTTTAGAGTCAGGTCTACCTGGTGGTATGATGGGAAGTATGATGTCAGACCTTGCAGGCATTCAACAAACCATCAATAACCTAAGAGCTAAGAAGGGAGAAGCACCTCTATCAACAGACGATATGCTTGTTAAACTATTCGAAGAGGTTGCTTATGTATGGCCAAGAGTTGGTTATCCACCACTAGTTACACCTTTCTCGCAATATACTAAGAACATTGCATTGATGAACTTGCTAACACTTGAGCAAGGAAAGGGTCGCTTTGTGATGATGGACGACTCAATGTGGGGTATGATTCTTGGTAAGAGTGGTAAAGTTCCAGGTAAGATTGACGATGTAATTGTTGAGCTTGCGAAGAAACAAGGTCGTGAATTTACAGAAGTAGACCCACGTACTTTACTTACAAATAAGCTTGATGAGTTCCGTAAAGAGATGGACGAGAATGGTTGGGAATATGGACAAGACGACGAAGAACTATTTGAATTGGCTATGCACCCAGAACAATATCGTAACTATAAGAGCGGACAAGCAAAGAAAAACTTCCTTGCTGACCTTCAAAAAGCAAAAGATGCAAAACTTGGTAGCAAGCTAACTCCAGCTCAACTTGCAGAGTTTAAGCATGCAAAAGCAGACGCAATTGTTTCACCTGTTGCAGGACAAGTGTTCTGGGAGATGAATGGTGAAGGCGAATGTGCACCTTCTGTAGAGCCATTTATCGGTAAAGAATATAAAGAAGGCGATGCATTCTGCTATATCTTAACCACTTGGGGCGAGCTAACAACAATACCTGCGGCTCTTGGTGGCAAGCTTGTTGAGATTGCTGCAAAGCAAGGTAAGAAGATTAGAAAAGGCGATGTACTTGCTTATATCGAGCGTCCTGAAGCTTAA
- a CDS encoding dihydroorotase — protein MRILIKNGWIVNEGRTFKGSIVIENDCIQSVLEDDLDNTPRGTYDKEVDATGCFVCPGVIDSHVHFREPGLTNKADIASETRAAAFGGVTSFFDMPNTLPQTTAIEALEAKFDIAKEKSLINYSFFFGATNNNADLLKDLDIHRIPGVKLFMGASTGNMLVDQRNALERIFAESPVLIMTHCEDSGIISANMKKAKAEYGDDPDISLHPQIRSEEACYASSSLAVELANQTGARLHVAHLTTEKELSLFGNNPKITAEAVIPHLFFCDKDYASLKALIKCNPAIKKESDRQALRLALTTGKITTIGTDHAPHLLSEKQGGSASAMSGMPMVQFSLSAMLELVDQGVLTIERVVELMCHNPAKLFEINQRGFIRKGYKADIILVQQHSPYTVTEDVIQSKCKWSPLMGHTFNWQVQTTICNGHILYNKGYFDDSYRGEEICFRSSHS, from the coding sequence ATGCGAATACTTATAAAGAATGGATGGATTGTAAATGAAGGTCGAACCTTTAAAGGATCGATAGTTATTGAAAATGATTGTATTCAATCTGTTCTCGAAGATGATTTAGATAATACTCCCCGTGGAACCTACGATAAAGAAGTAGATGCCACGGGGTGTTTTGTATGCCCAGGTGTAATCGATTCGCATGTACATTTTCGTGAACCAGGTTTAACAAACAAAGCAGATATCGCCTCAGAGACACGTGCTGCAGCCTTTGGAGGAGTGACTTCGTTCTTCGATATGCCCAACACTTTGCCTCAAACAACTGCCATTGAGGCTCTAGAAGCGAAGTTTGATATTGCAAAAGAGAAGAGTTTAATTAACTATAGCTTTTTCTTTGGAGCAACTAATAATAATGCTGATCTCTTAAAAGATTTAGATATTCATCGCATTCCAGGTGTAAAACTCTTTATGGGAGCATCTACTGGCAATATGCTGGTAGACCAACGCAATGCACTTGAGCGTATCTTTGCCGAGTCGCCCGTGTTAATAATGACACATTGCGAAGACTCTGGCATTATAAGTGCAAACATGAAGAAAGCAAAAGCAGAGTATGGTGACGACCCAGATATTAGTCTTCATCCTCAAATTCGTTCAGAAGAAGCATGTTATGCCTCATCTTCTTTAGCTGTAGAGTTGGCCAATCAAACAGGAGCACGCTTGCATGTGGCTCATTTAACAACAGAAAAAGAACTTTCGTTGTTTGGAAATAACCCTAAAATAACAGCCGAAGCAGTTATACCTCATTTGTTCTTCTGCGATAAAGACTATGCTTCTTTAAAGGCATTGATCAAATGTAATCCTGCCATTAAAAAGGAATCTGATCGTCAAGCCTTGCGTCTTGCCCTTACAACTGGTAAGATAACGACAATCGGAACAGACCATGCGCCACATCTATTAAGTGAAAAACAAGGAGGAAGTGCCTCTGCAATGTCGGGAATGCCAATGGTTCAGTTCTCCCTTTCTGCAATGCTTGAATTGGTAGATCAAGGTGTTTTAACGATAGAAAGAGTGGTAGAGTTGATGTGTCACAATCCTGCTAAATTGTTCGAGATAAACCAACGTGGCTTTATTCGTAAGGGGTACAAAGCCGATATCATTCTTGTTCAACAACATTCTCCCTACACTGTCACCGAAGATGTTATACAAAGCAAATGCAAATGGAGCCCACTTATGGGGCATACGTTCAACTGGCAGGTGCAAACCACCATTTGTAATGGACACATATTATATAATAAAGGATACTTCGATGATAGCTATCGAGGAGAAGAAATATGCTTCCGTTCATCTCATTCCTAG
- a CDS encoding septum formation initiator family protein — protein sequence MKNNNVGLFWNVIVHYKYYIVIILGALIVLVLDKNSVLHQIQLHSQIESLQDEITRYTEENKEATRRLRELERNPKAIEKIAREHYFMKADNEDIFVLSDDQVQEKE from the coding sequence ATGAAAAATAATAATGTAGGATTATTTTGGAATGTCATTGTACACTATAAATATTATATAGTGATTATTCTTGGTGCCCTTATTGTTTTGGTATTAGATAAGAACAGCGTATTGCATCAGATACAACTTCATTCTCAAATAGAATCACTTCAAGATGAAATAACTAGATATACTGAAGAAAACAAAGAAGCAACACGCCGTCTTCGTGAGTTGGAACGTAATCCAAAGGCCATTGAGAAGATTGCAAGAGAACATTATTTTATGAAAGCAGATAATGAAGATATTTTTGTTTTGAGTGACGATCAGGTACAAGAAAAAGAATAA
- a CDS encoding DUF4369 domain-containing protein: protein MKKLCFLLLSLVLLASCTDSYNITGSSNISTLDGRKLYLKVFSDNDFKKIDSCEVVHGAFSFSGKLDSVRMANLFMDDESLLPLVLEEGNIAVTFNTTKQIVGGTPLNDKLFQFFNRYNQLKNQEIELIRKHDQAIMNGKDMEEVVVALQNTATQLAQQEDNLVTSFVTNNFDNVLGPGIFFMVTIGQEHPELTPWVEDIMSKATDRFKNDPYVKDYYQKAQENQEIVNGLKDSGYMGSAPVGTATPASPVPTPNDLAKPAQ from the coding sequence ATGAAAAAGCTTTGTTTTTTACTACTTTCGCTTGTCCTTTTGGCGTCATGTACGGATTCATATAATATCACGGGCTCTTCTAATATCTCCACGTTAGATGGTAGAAAGCTATATTTAAAAGTCTTTTCTGATAACGATTTCAAGAAAATAGATTCATGCGAAGTTGTTCATGGAGCATTTTCTTTTTCAGGAAAGTTAGATAGTGTGCGTATGGCAAACCTTTTTATGGACGATGAAAGCTTGCTACCTTTAGTGTTAGAAGAAGGAAATATAGCTGTAACATTTAATACTACAAAGCAAATTGTAGGTGGAACACCTCTTAACGACAAGTTATTTCAATTCTTTAATCGATACAATCAGTTAAAGAATCAAGAGATAGAGCTTATTAGAAAACACGATCAAGCCATTATGAATGGTAAAGATATGGAAGAAGTTGTGGTGGCATTACAAAACACAGCAACGCAACTTGCACAGCAAGAAGATAACCTTGTAACCTCGTTTGTTACCAATAACTTTGACAATGTTCTTGGTCCTGGTATTTTCTTTATGGTAACAATCGGACAAGAACATCCTGAATTAACTCCTTGGGTCGAAGATATTATGAGCAAAGCAACCGATCGTTTTAAGAATGATCCATACGTAAAAGATTATTATCAAAAAGCTCAAGAGAATCAAGAGATAGTGAATGGCCTCAAAGACAGTGGTTATATGGGTAGTGCACCCGTTGGAACTGCTACACCAGCAAGCCCTGTTCCCACTCCAAATGATTTGGCAAAACCAGCGCAATAA